The genomic stretch AGTGGAGTACGATATTCCCAAGGGGCACATCGTGGCTACATCACCTGCCTTTGCAAATCGACTCCCGCACATTTACAAGGATCCCGACACTTATGACCCCGACAGGTTTGGTCCGGGGAGAGAGGAGGACAAGGCGGAAGGAGCTTTCTCCTATGTATCCTTCGGTGGTGGGAGGCACGGTTGTCTGGGGGAGCCGTTCGCATACCTGCAGATCAAAGCCATCTGGAGCCACTTGCTCAGGAACTTCGAGATGGAGCTCGTCTCTCCCTTCCCGGAGATTGACTGGAATGCCATGGTTGTTGGTGTCAAAGGGAAAGTCATGGTGCGCTACAAACGCAAACGCCTTCCCATCAACTGATTCTATTTCTACCTATAGCAGGACTGCTTTCTTGTGTGTTTTTTTCAGATCTACTTATGCATGTGCTTTCTACTCTTAATTTGCTTCATTTGAGGCTGTGAGCCATATGGTTACATTGTGTATCACAATTAACCATATAACCATTCAAATTGTCATAAATAGGCAGCCTATTCGATTTGGTACATGTCTTGCTTAAGAAAAACCGTTGCAACCAAATGTATCAAACAAAACTCAATAAAACTCCTATTGTTTACATAATACTCACTCAGCCGGTGGTTTTCTTTATTCGAGCAATGAAAACAGCTTACAGGCTGATTAGCTTCAGGGAATTCGCCTTCTCTTGCAGGCTGTCGAGCAAGCTATCGAAGCTCTTCTTGAATGAGTCCACTCCTTCCAGCTCCAGTTGAGACCCAACATAACCCCAGTCGATTCCCAACTTCTCAAGAGCGTTGTAAATGCCTTCAGCTTCAGATACGTTTGCGTCGATGGTCCTTGAAACAGTCCCATGATCGATGAATGCTAGGAGGGCTTGATCAGGCATGGTCGAGACCTATAGATACAAGCAGAAATTAGATACAAGGGGCAAAAGTCAAAGGTCATAAAGAACACAGCACTTTTCCCCTGGACCACTAATTGAGGATAAGATGATGGCTCACTGTATCAGGTCCAACAAGAGGAGCCACATATAGAGTGTCTGGATAAGCTGGATTCTTCACACTCGTTGAGGCCCATAGAAGCCTTTGCTTCTTAGCTCCTTTCTTCACCAGCGCCTCCCATCTTGGCCCCGAGAATTTCTTCTGATACAGCTGGAAAGCCAGAGCTGCCTGAGCATTTGCGGCCTGTTGAACAAAATACTCTTGCCTGATTTTTTGCCCTGTGGACTATTAGAGGTTTCTCACATATACTACTGAACTACCTTCCCACGGAGATCAAGTGCTTCTGGTGTCCCAATCTTCTCAAGCATCTTGTCAACAAGGGAGTCCACTCGACTAACAAAGAAAGAAGCGACACTTGTGACTCGGGAGAGATCACTGAGCCCAGACGCTTCAAGGCCATCGAGGTAAGcatcaataactgcttcatatcTTGCAAGAGAGAATATAAGCTGCACATATCCATAATTTCACTATCAGTATCGACGGTTCAAATATGAAGATGGAAGTTTACTTTGAAAAGATGGCCACCATTATGTGCTGTTGCATATATACTATAATAAGGCGTATTGTGTTATTAAGTGGAGTAATAGAATACATGACAATCACTGTTGCCCACAATATTACTAATTCAATATCATTAGTCCCTGGAAAGATAGTAGTAATAACTAACTCACCGTAACATTAATGCTTATTCCATTTGCAATAACTTCCTTAATCGAAGGAATGCATGGAGCTGTAGCAGGAATCTTTATGTAGACATTACGACGATTAACCCACTGATGAAGCCATTTTGCAGACTCTATTGTATTCTCAGTATCCTCAGCAAGTAGGGGTGAAACTTCAACAGACACATATCCATCTCCACCATCTGTATCATCGTAGATTGACTCAAAAAGCTTGCATGCATCTTGGATATCTTTCACGACGAGCTCCCAGTATGAAGTTTCGATGTCATGTCCAGATTGTACTAGTTTTCTGCAGTTATATGAGAATATAAATTCAATTGCAGAGTAGAAGCCATTCAGGTATCATTCCcaaataagaaataaaagatAGCTTTCtgaataaatatgaaaaatacaGGATTAGGTGAAGGGGCCTAACAATAACAAGGATAGAACAACTGCCACAAGTTAAAGTCAGTACCAAATTATCATTTATTTTCAATAGATCAACTTCACATAGTGCCTGCAATAACCAAAAATAGAGAGTCTCAACTTAAACTTTATCACATAAGCCTCAGATAAAGTCAATTTCCTCTGCCGGTATCTTGGCCCACTAACAACAAGTAGAGAAGAAGTATTTTTCAAGGATAAGCTACAGCAATAGATTCTAGACACTTGAAGCTACTCCAACAAATTCACAGGatcaatatttgaaaataaatccaATCATGTCTTACTTGAATTGATCATTGTATGCACTCGAAGTCGAAATTGCTTTCTGGAAAATCTGCAATCATACACACtagataaattaaaagaatCCAAAAAAGGGAATGTTTTTAATAATAGCATAACATTGTAATCATTTTATGTATAGATCAGATCTTGAGAGAATTTAAATCAAGTTGGGATgataatacataaatttatatctTTTGCAATGATTGATGAAGAGATGGGACAATTTACCGCTGGGTTGCTGGTTACTCCTCGAACTCCACTCTCAATCAACGGGATAAGATCGGTAACTGGACGGCATAGATTATCGTACCAGGGGCTCTGCCCTTCCTTCTCATAAAGATCATGGAGTGTGGTTCTCTTCACACTACTCCCATTTCCATTAGCTTGAGAGCATCTCACACTGcccaaataaataaatcaaccACATGCATAGATCGAGTTATAAATTCGAGTCCCATAAGCCATAAACCGCGAATCACTATAAAAGAATTAATCACTTCAAGGCGCCCTAGTAGACACATTTACAGAAAGAATACTCATAATTCGAAGTCCATAAAATTAGCTAAGATCTTTCATTTCCGGGAAAGAAAAAAACGAATATTTATgaagacaaaaaaaaatcccACTCAACAGCAGCACGCGAGAGAAATAAGCTGAAGATGAATATGTATGCTTACACCAATGAGCCGGTGATTCTTTGGGCAGCGCGCACACTCAGCTTGGGGGATGAAATGGATTTCTCGAAAATGACGATTCTTTTGCGAGGATCAACACCACAGCATATAGGCTGCTGCTGTGAAGATCCGCGGAAGCTAGCTGCAGAATTAGCAAAAGCTGAGGCGGAGAGCTTGGAAATGGAGGCCATGGCCGATTGAATTATGTTACTGGTGAAGGAAATGTAAGCAAATAAAATGAAGTGTGTTGGTTGGTATGCTGTATTTATTGGTGGAGCGATACAAATGAAGGTGGAAGAGggatatatttaatttaatttaatttaatttaatttaattaagtaatgaGTTGAAGCCTGAGGGGTGGTGGTAAGTAAAGGGCAAATTTGAGAAGTCAGTGTAATTGTTTGGTGGGGAGGATGGTGGTAGGTGATTTATAATTATCTATGGGACTTTCTATTATCTAATTTAATGTAACATGGAAGTATATAATAGAGTATCACATGACGGAGGATTGATCTGTTGGGCGCCCCTACGTGGGTGCTTGGTGAGCGACCACTGACGTGGCAATCGTCATAAGcaatttcctttcttcttctttaattTCCTCTCTCCTCTTTCTTGTatcttctccttctctctctcctcctcgCCCCTTCTCTTCTCCTGTGTCCATCTTCATTTTCTGATCTGTGATCTGCCATCAATTTTGTTGTGCAATTTTAGAGTCATGTGAAAATTCATTTATTAGATATGTTTTATCATCCCGGCAAAATCTCTTCGTTATCTTCCCTATTCCCCTATTGCTTCCGGTAACTTACTTTTTCTAGctgcaacttttttttttttgatctTGAAAATAATTTCTCAGTCTTTAGCTTCGACTGACAAGGGATTACTATTTTAATGGATGTAATTGCAAAATCTAATTTTCGTGTTATAGTGAAAGAAAATATATCAATACGAGTTTAAATGCAgagcaataattttttttcttacagAGATCTATTAAATGAAAGCATATGTAAAAGCTTGTATACTTGATTTCACAAAATATAAGGAAAAATTAGAAGAAACCCATTTTGATGAAAACATTAAGTGCATAAATTTTTTGACAGATGCAAAAATGGGAACGATTTGTATACATTAAATAGTTAGAAGTATTGATTCTATGGTGAAAAGCTCCTTGACAAGGTTGGAGAATTTAGTGAGAAAGAGAAAATTACAAACGAGAGAGAATGAAACCATGGTTCAAAAAATCtactattaaaaaattatagagGAATGAGATGATTGAGAAGTCGGTTGAATGAAAAAATAGGGATTGCTACAATTGAGTATACATGAATTCGAAAAATAGATTTTGAGAAGAATCTTGGTTTCGCTGGGTCTGTAGTGAGAGATGGGCATAGAGAATGAGGATAAATGATGAAAGAAgggagaggagagaggagagaggagattaaagaagaagaagaagaaattagtGATGACGATTGCCACGTCAGTGGTCGCTCACCAAGCGCCCACGTAGGGGCGCCTAGCAGAACAATCCTCTCACATAATGAGTGTTAAAATATCTTgtatagaaaatagaaaaaaagtaatagtaggagtactatatttgaGAGATTTGCAGTTCAATTTTAGAGGAGGAAAAAGtaatagtaggagtactatatttgaGAGATTTGCTGTTCAATTTTAGAggaggaaacaaatatattgaTGTTTTACAGTTAATTTATTAGTCAATGTCGCCATTCCATATTTCCATATTAGCGGTTATTATATAGGCTTATAATTTCTGCAAACACAACATAATTTTCTATGATTTATGTATAAAGATTGACTAACTATACTTTCATTGGCCTATCTTTACTGTAGTGACTggctataaataaataattcaaatgcAAATCATGCTGTTTTTCGCACTGCACATAAACATTGCCGTTTCTTTATTCGATGTGTATGTTattgaatttataattttgattgtgTTTAATTCACATTTTCACACGTAGTGACTGTCACAAGTAATTTTTTGATTGTTGTCATCTACACTGTGTTGATGATGATCCAAAGACGTCTTAGATTGATATTTATAACTAAAATTACTAACTTGCTAATTAACTAAGAGTAGGTAAATTCAAACATACAGGTGGTTCACTTGAAACGGGTTAATCTGGAAATTAAATACTCTGTAGTATATCTCCTCATAATTACTGTTTCGAGTGTACACTTCTACATGTGAAATATGTGTGACATatgttaataaatttaatactatttgaTTATGATACATATACTATCTAAAGTAGTGTATAGTACTTTATTGGAATACACATGATTTGATCCAGTGCTCCCTTCgttctaaattaaattaattgacaCATATATTTTCAGCACAAAATTAATGTCCAAATGAACTTACATAAAACGTTTGATTGAGTTTACCACAGTGGATTAAGTATATCTCATTGCCAAGTAGGCTAGAATATTAAATGAATTGTGGAGGAGATTcaaatcataataaaaaatgattactATTAAGCTTATATTATTGACCTACCCAACAAAATCGCGTGACCGTATGTTGCCATTGCATCAACTTTTTCATACCCACCCTTCTCCCTACCACGTTTAAGAATTTACAATCTTGATCTTAAACTTCAAGAGAATGTCTTGAAAGGTATTTCATATTTGGCCACatattttaggaaattttatCTGTATTATAAGTAAAATATTTCATTCTGTTGTTTGCATCGTAAATGAAAAACAAATCTTGTTCAATTGGTATTATTATAAAAAGTTACAACCTTGTCGCGCCGAAGATGACCTGCTTTCTTTTTAGTTCATCCTAACCAAAATGACATCGTTCTtattttggaaataataaaaacatccaagaacattttctctctcctactttattcatttctCTTAATTTTAAACACTCAATAACCTtttttatctcttactttattatttttcatcTCTCATACTCCTTTTAAACACTCAACAATCTATTATCTCTCtaactttattcatctctcttacttttaaaCAGCCAataactttctctctcccttCTTAAACACTTTAAAATAAGGGTGATGCTAAAtgaccataatgtggccggccataaagagttaatttagtccatttacatgtataaaaaaattagaattaccgatataaacttatatgtgtgtgaatagacttgtgagttgatacttatctttgaattccattcgtaaaacacattaatatcacgaattactgtatacgttgagcaacaatcaagaaatgacagtagtaataagttgatcaaaaactacgaaagagcaacactaacatgttgagcaacatataatgaagataatataaaagtaaaatcaagtagtattaaaccaaaaatttgaaaaaaaatcaattttttttgttatttaattaatttatggttggccataatgtggccgcatagcattattcttaaaataaatatgcataaaATCACGTGTTGTCCCAGAAAATGGTCAATGGTCATCTTCCCTAGGACGGGTTATAAATTAATTGTGACAATTTATGACAAAGTATCTATCGTAGCAATTTTTATGGACCTATTAAAAgaagttagagcatctccaaccattacactatactcaaactcattttagtgGAAATGTCAcactaaatattaattttgttccaaccatttacactaaactcaaacccaaAAAAATATTCTTCACCCACTAACTTCTTATACTTTTCAATCATACCTATATATTTTATCTAAATTACACACTAACCTCATGACACTTTGTCAATatgttaaattaaattaaataacataatataagttttattaattaatataactaaatataaAATCTATTatctattaaataataaattataaaatttagaaaaatattacaacatacacataaaataacaaaaactcAATGTTCGAAATCCGCATATTGTTTCCGTATTATGTATCATTTTTTTGGGTAACGAAAGCAGGCAACGCCCGAACGAGACTACATACTACCGATCATAAGAAATTTCTAACCTATCATGTAATAACCAAATAGCAAGATCTGTAGGCGACTGTTCAAGGACATGCAGTCATTTCTCGAAGTTGTATGCATGGTATGACAAGAAATATGCAGCAAAAATTCTTTCTCGATGCACATGTCTCACTGATGCCGAATTAAACTCTAGCAATAAGCTACCAATCTTTCCCACTATAGCACGACAGCTGACATTCACCTCAAATTTTCCTGTAATCATAGTGACAGCTACAAGATTGTcgttttctacctccaacactCTTATTCCCAGAGCCTTTGCAATTTCTAAACAATGAAAAATGCACCAAATTTCAGCGAGAAGAATAGAACATACTTTGATTTTGCGACAAACCCTTGTCTCCACTGTTCTGAAACATCACGGAAAAGTCTTCCCCTATATGCACGGCCGGTTCCCTTTTCTAAGGAAACATCCGTGTTCAGCTTCAACATGATCGACAACGGTGGTTGCCAGAAGACTGTCACTGGTTGTCTCGGCAAACGCTCACCCACTACAACAGTCATTCTTGCATCCTCCACATTCTTTGCCATAATTATAGTTTGTGATATAACGGCTTCCGGGCTCAATCTTTCA from Salvia splendens isolate huo1 chromosome 4, SspV2, whole genome shotgun sequence encodes the following:
- the LOC121798433 gene encoding transaldolase-like, translated to MASISKLSASAFANSAASFRGSSQQQPICCGVDPRKRIVIFEKSISSPKLSVRAAQRITGSLVVRCSQANGNGSSVKRTTLHDLYEKEGQSPWYDNLCRPVTDLIPLIESGVRGVTSNPAIFQKAISTSSAYNDQFKKLVQSGHDIETSYWELVVKDIQDACKLFESIYDDTDGGDGYVSVEVSPLLAEDTENTIESAKWLHQWVNRRNVYIKIPATAPCIPSIKEVIANGISINVTLIFSLARYEAVIDAYLDGLEASGLSDLSRVTSVASFFVSRVDSLVDKMLEKIGTPEALDLRGKAANAQAALAFQLYQKKFSGPRWEALVKKGAKKQRLLWASTSVKNPAYPDTLYVAPLVGPDTVSTMPDQALLAFIDHGTVSRTIDANVSEAEGIYNALEKLGIDWGYVGSQLELEGVDSFKKSFDSLLDSLQEKANSLKLISL